The Flavobacteriales bacterium genome contains the following window.
ACGGCAAGCTCGAGAGCGAGGGTGCCTACGCACAGGGATGGAAGAGCGGCGTTTGGAAACGCTTCGACCAATGGGGCCGCCCGCTGAGCGAGAAGGTCTATGACCCCGAAGTGATGGCCAACGTGATCTTCTCACAGCCGGACATGATGCCCCAATACCCGGGTGGCGATGCAACATTGCAGGCCGAGGTGAAGAGCAAGGTGGCGGAGAAGGCATCCACCCGGCCGCGCGGCAAACTGAAGGCCACTATCGTTGTGGAGAAGGACGGCACCGTGAGCGACGTGAAGGTCGTGGAAGGCGTTGGTGGTAGCATTGACGCACTGGCGATGGCCGCCATCAAGGACACCAAGTGGAACCCAGGCTTGGCCAAGGGGCGCCCGGTGCGCGTGCAGATGACCCTGCCGCTCCAGTTCTAGAACCACTTTCCATACACATAGCCGAAGGGGCCCCGACTTGTCAGGGCCCCTTCGGCGTTCATGGCATCAGCGTTGGTCAGGCGTCCTTGCCGTGGCACTGCTTGAATTTCTTGCCGCTCCCGCAAGGGCATGGGTCGTTGCGGCCCACTTTCTTTTCCACGCGCACGGGTTGTGTATTGCGCGGTGGGGGCGGCCCCATCGGCCCGCGCGGAGGTGGCATCGGGCCTCCTACGGTTGGTGGTGGTGCCTGGGTCCGTGAGGCGCCACCGGAGTACTGCGGCACTTCCGTGCGGCTGGTTTGCAGGCGTTGCTGTGGAGCGCGCTGGGCCGGCGCTTGTTGCACGTTCGGCTGTGCCGTAGGCAGACCTGCTTTCGTCAGGAAGCCAACTACCTCGCCGTTGATGCGCTCTATCATCGCCTTGAACAGGTTGAACGATTCAAGTTTGTAGATGAGCAGCGGGTCCTTCTGTTCAAGGGCTGCGTTCTGCACGCTCCGGCGCAGCTCGTCCATTTCGCGCAGGTGCTCCTTCCACTCGTTGTCGATGATGGCGAGCACGATGTACTTCTCGATGGTGCCCGGTAATTCGCGGCCCTCGCTCTTGTAGCTCTTCTCCAGATTGGCCACCACCTGCATGGTCTTGATGCCGTCGGTGATGGGCACCACGATGTTCTCGTACTGGCCTCCCTGGTTCAGGAATACGTCGCTGATGACGGGCAAAGCCTGTTGTGCTAAAGCGGCACCACGGCGCTCGTAGCCCGCCAAGGCCAGGTCGAACAGCTTGTCGGTGATCTCCTCAGCCTTCAGGTCCTTGAACTCCTGCTCGTTCACCGGGCTTTCGCAGTTCAACTTGCGGAACACGTCCAGTTCGAATCCGCCGAAGTCGTTCTGTTCGTGGTATTCGTTCACGATGCTCTCGGCAACGCCGTGGAACATGTTCAGCACGTCGAGCTTCAGGCGTTCGCCGAACAGTGCATTGCGGCGGCGCTTGTAGATCACCTCCCGCTGGCTGTTCATCACATCGTCGTACTCCAGCAGGCGCTTGCGGATGCCGAAGTTGTTCTCCTCCACCTTCTTCTGCGCGCGCTCGATGCTGCCGGTGACCATGCTGTGCTGGATCACTTCACCTTCCTTCAAGCCGAGACGGTCCATCAGTTTGGCGATGCGTTCGCTGCCGAACAAACGCATCAGGTCATCCTCCAAGCTCACGTAGAACTGGCTGCTGCCGGGATCGCCTTGGCGACCCGCACGTCCTCGCAGTTGACGGTCAACGCGGCGGCTTTCGTGCTTCTCCGTTCCGATGATGGCCAGGCCACCGGCCTCTTTCACGCCTGCGCCGAGCTTGATGTCCGTACCGCGGCCAGCCATGTTGGTGGCGATCGTTACGGTTCCCGCCTGGCCCGCGTGCGCGACGATCTCCGCTTCGCGTGCGTGTTGCTTGGCATTGAGGACGTTGTGCGGGATGTTCTTCATCTGCAGCATCCGCGCCATCAGTTCGCTGACTTCCACGGATGTGGTGCCGACCAGCGTGGGGCGGCCAGCGGCCCTCATCTTCTCGATCTCCTCGATCACGGCGTTGTACTTCTCGCGCTTGGTCTTGAAGACCATGTCTTCGGCATCCTTCCGCACCACCGGCCGGTTCGTCGGAATGCTCATCACATCGAGCTTGTAGATGTCCCAGAGTTCCTGGGCCTCGGTGCTGGCCGTACCGGTCATGCCGGCCAGCTTGTGGTACATCCGGAAGTAGTTCTGGAGCGTCACCGTCGCATAAGTCTGCGTGGCGGCTTCCACCTTCACGTTCTCCTTGCTCTCGATGGCCTGGTGCAACCCGTCGCTGTACCGGCGTCCGTCCAGGATGCGGCCGGTCTGCTCGTCCACGATCTTCACCTTGCCGTCCATCACCACGTACTCCACGTCCTTGTCATAGAGCGCGTAGGCCCGGATGAGCTGGTTCACGGTGTGGATGCGTTCGCTCTTGATGGCGAAGTCGCGCAGCAGCTCGTCCTTACGGCGCGCCTTCTCTTCGGTAACGGCGCCGCTTTTCTCGATCTCGGCGATGCCCGCGCCCACATCGGTCATTACGAAGAAGGCCGGATCGTTGACGTCCTTGCTGATGAGCTCGATGCCTTTCTCCGTGAGCTCGATGCCGTGATGCTTCTCGTCGATGGTGAAGTAGAGCTCGGCGTCCACCTTGGGCATTTCCTTGCCTTGCTCCTGCAGGTAGAAGGTCTCGGTCTTTTGCAGGTGGGCCCTCATGCCGGATTCGCTCAACAGCTTGATGAGGGCCTTGTTCTTCGGAAGGCCACGATGAGCGCGGAGCAGCGCCATGCCCCCGGCTTCCAGTTGCTCCTTGGTGGCGGATCCGTTCTCAAGGCCCTTGAGGTTCTCCTTTGCGGTGGTGAGCGCACCGTTGATGTAGCTGCGCTGGGCGTTCAGCAGGCGCTCGATGCGCGGCTTGTACTCGTCGAACTGGTGCACGTCGCCCTTGGGGGTGGGACCGCTGATGATGAGCGGCGTGCGCGCGTCGTCCACCAGTACGCTGTCCACTTCATCCACGATGGCGAAGTGGTGCTTGCGTTGTACAAGCGCGTTCGGTGCATGCGCCATGTTGTCGCGCAGGTAGTCGAAGCCGAACTCGTTGTTCGTGCCGAAGGTGATGTCGGCCAAGTAGGCGTTGCGGCGCTCGGGGCTGTTGGGCTGGTGCTTGTCGATGCAGTCCACGCGCAGACCATGGAACTCGTACAGCGGTCCCATCCATTCGCTGTCGCGCTTGCTCAGGTAGTCGTTCACGGTAACCACGTGCACGCCACGTCCGGCAAGGGCATTGAGGAAAACGGGCAGCGTCGCCACGAGCGTCTTGCCCTCGCCGGTCGCCATCTCGGCGATCTTTCCGCGGTGCAGTGCCGTGCCGCCGATGAGCTGCACATCGTAGTGCACCATGTCCCAGGTAACTGGGCTCCCCGCTGCGGTCCATGTGTTCTTCCAAACGGCGGTGTCCCCATCAACGGTCACCGCGTCGCGCTTGGCCGCTATGTCGCGGTCCAATTGCGTGGCGCGCACGCGGAGTTCCTGGTTCTCCTTGAAGCGCCGGGCCGTCTCCTTCACGATCGCAAAGGCTTCCGGCAGGATCTCTTCCAATGACTTCTCCACCTTCTCCACGATCTTCTCCTCCAGCTTGTCGATCTCTTGGTAACGGTCCTCGCGCGCGTGGATGTCCATGCGCGGGTCGGCATCGATCTCCGTGCGCAAAGCGGCCACCTTGTCATCCTCTTCCTTCACCCGCTCCCGGATGCGCGCACGCAGCGCGTTGCTCCGTTCACGCAGTTCGTCATTGCTCAGCGCTGGGAGCTTCTCGTGCTCGGCCTTGACCTTCTCCACCACCGGTGCGGTTTCTTTCAGGTCGCGCGCTGCTTTGTCGCCGAAGACTTTCTTGAGGAGGTTGCCGAACATGGATGAAGGAGAATGTGGAAATGATGCGGGTGTGGAAAAGCGCCGGGGCCGAGAGTTAGGAGGGGGGCAAATGCCTGTCCGGAAAAGGCCGCCAAATGTACCCGCCTGCCGTTAGGCTGGGGCACCGCTCAAGAGCACTTACCGGACCGTGCAACGCAGGACTGACGCCTTGTCATTGTCGGAAAGAAGAAGCCCCGCCAAGGTCGTCGGCAGGGCTCCAAGCGTGCGCGGGGTTCAGTATTCGTCCTCGTTGAAGAAGAAGTCCTCCTTCTGTGGGTAATCGGGCCAGATGTCTTCAATGCTCTCGAACACTTCTTCGTCGTCTTCGATGGCCTGCAGGTTCTCCACCACTTCGAGCGGAGCGCCGGTGCGCATGGCGAAATCGATGAGCTCGTCCTTCGTGGCGGGCCAGGGGGCGTCCTCGAGGTACGAGGCCAATTCGAGCGTCCAGTACATGAGACCTAGTGCTGAGGTTCTTTTTTCAGGGCCGCAAATATAGACGGGTACCGATGCGGCCGAAGGCTATTTCCCAACAGGTGTTGACCGGTCTCTTTCCTTAGAGCCACAAGCGTTTGCGCCAGTTCAGCCACGGGGCTTCCAGGGTATCTCGGGTGCATTGAGGGTGTGGCCGGACCACCTGGCGAGCACGAAAAGCAGGTCGCTGAGCCGGTTGAGGTAACGCACAATGACCTCCGGGAGTTGCTCCTGTTCGGCAATGCGCACCACCAACCGCTCGGCCCGGCGGCAGACGGTGCGGCAGATGTGGGCTTGCGAAACCGCCACATGCCCACCAGGAAGGATGAAGTTCCGCATCTCCGGCAGCTCTCGGTCCATATCGTCCATTGCGCCCTCCATGGCCATGATGTCCGCATCCTCCACATGCGGCACTTTGAACTTGTCCGCCTCCTGTTCGCTTGCGGATGCGAGGCGCGAGCCGATGCTGAACAGGTTCTGTTGTATACCGATGATGAGTTCGTGCTGCCGCCCGTTGAGCAGATCACGCAACATGCCCAAGTGGCTGTTCAACTCATCGATCGTGCCGTAGGCTTCTATGCGCACATGGTCCTTGGGCACGCGCGTGCCGCCGAGCAAGCTGGTCTGCCCCTTGTCGCCGGTTCGTGTGTAGATCTTCATCAGTAGCGCAGCCTGAAGTGCTGGGGTGCTTGTTCGCTGCGGACGAAAGCGAGCCCCATGTCGAAGAGGTCGATGGTGACATGGATGCGGTCATCG
Protein-coding sequences here:
- a CDS encoding energy transducer TonB, coding for MVLSLLLCLGLVNASGQERTYLSATLDAAPKSQAAFYMESAGQDGDRFIGKIYSMDGKLKAEGRFVDAALTIEDGAFKFYHTNGKLESEGAYAQGWKSGVWKRFDQWGRPLSEKVYDPEVMANVIFSQPDMMPQYPGGDATLQAEVKSKVAEKASTRPRGKLKATIVVEKDGTVSDVKVVEGVGGSIDALAMAAIKDTKWNPGLAKGRPVRVQMTLPLQF
- the secA gene encoding preprotein translocase subunit SecA, which codes for MFGNLLKKVFGDKAARDLKETAPVVEKVKAEHEKLPALSNDELRERSNALRARIRERVKEEDDKVAALRTEIDADPRMDIHAREDRYQEIDKLEEKIVEKVEKSLEEILPEAFAIVKETARRFKENQELRVRATQLDRDIAAKRDAVTVDGDTAVWKNTWTAAGSPVTWDMVHYDVQLIGGTALHRGKIAEMATGEGKTLVATLPVFLNALAGRGVHVVTVNDYLSKRDSEWMGPLYEFHGLRVDCIDKHQPNSPERRNAYLADITFGTNNEFGFDYLRDNMAHAPNALVQRKHHFAIVDEVDSVLVDDARTPLIISGPTPKGDVHQFDEYKPRIERLLNAQRSYINGALTTAKENLKGLENGSATKEQLEAGGMALLRAHRGLPKNKALIKLLSESGMRAHLQKTETFYLQEQGKEMPKVDAELYFTIDEKHHGIELTEKGIELISKDVNDPAFFVMTDVGAGIAEIEKSGAVTEEKARRKDELLRDFAIKSERIHTVNQLIRAYALYDKDVEYVVMDGKVKIVDEQTGRILDGRRYSDGLHQAIESKENVKVEAATQTYATVTLQNYFRMYHKLAGMTGTASTEAQELWDIYKLDVMSIPTNRPVVRKDAEDMVFKTKREKYNAVIEEIEKMRAAGRPTLVGTTSVEVSELMARMLQMKNIPHNVLNAKQHAREAEIVAHAGQAGTVTIATNMAGRGTDIKLGAGVKEAGGLAIIGTEKHESRRVDRQLRGRAGRQGDPGSSQFYVSLEDDLMRLFGSERIAKLMDRLGLKEGEVIQHSMVTGSIERAQKKVEENNFGIRKRLLEYDDVMNSQREVIYKRRRNALFGERLKLDVLNMFHGVAESIVNEYHEQNDFGGFELDVFRKLNCESPVNEQEFKDLKAEEITDKLFDLALAGYERRGAALAQQALPVISDVFLNQGGQYENIVVPITDGIKTMQVVANLEKSYKSEGRELPGTIEKYIVLAIIDNEWKEHLREMDELRRSVQNAALEQKDPLLIYKLESFNLFKAMIERINGEVVGFLTKAGLPTAQPNVQQAPAQRAPQQRLQTSRTEVPQYSGGASRTQAPPPTVGGPMPPPRGPMGPPPPRNTQPVRVEKKVGRNDPCPCGSGKKFKQCHGKDA
- a CDS encoding DUF2795 domain-containing protein, whose amino-acid sequence is MYWTLELASYLEDAPWPATKDELIDFAMRTGAPLEVVENLQAIEDDEEVFESIEDIWPDYPQKEDFFFNEDEY
- a CDS encoding cob(I)yrinic acid a,c-diamide adenosyltransferase yields the protein MKIYTRTGDKGQTSLLGGTRVPKDHVRIEAYGTIDELNSHLGMLRDLLNGRQHELIIGIQQNLFSIGSRLASASEQEADKFKVPHVEDADIMAMEGAMDDMDRELPEMRNFILPGGHVAVSQAHICRTVCRRAERLVVRIAEQEQLPEVIVRYLNRLSDLLFVLARWSGHTLNAPEIPWKPRG